Genomic segment of Candidatus Cloacimonadota bacterium:
CTTCACCGGTTTCCAGCAAGCCGCAGTGCTGGCAGGTGAAGTTGTCACGTTTGCGCGCGGTGGCGGAGATCAGGCCCCAGTCCTTGCCGTAGTCGTTCTTCTCCACGTTCCAAAGACCCTGAGCCTTCACCCGGGCGACGGTTTTATCGTTCAGGCCGATCCACCAGGCTACGGTTTGCAGCCTCGTTGGGGGCAGGTCCAGTGGTTCGCGGCCGATTATTTCCTGAGTGTAAAACTTGAGTTTTTTGAAGCCAGTGATGGTGGTGGTAACGGTCACCTGGCCCAGAAACTTGTCCGCGCCAAGGGCTGTTTGGCGGTTCATTAGAGAGTTAACTTCGATCTCGGTGTCGCGGGTGGTTTGGGTAAAATAGTTCACTTCCGCGGGTTCGATTTCCGCCTTGCGCTGCTCGAGGTTGAGTTTGGTGACCAGCCAGGTCTCGCCCCGGTCCAGGTAGATGGCGCCCGGATGCACCATCCAGAGCGCGCTGGCGCCGTCCACCCAGCCGATGAGTTCATCACCGGAGAGGATTTGCACCTGGTCCGAAATGTTGCGCAGCGAGACCTCCGCAGCGGGGTAGGCCTCCGGAACGCCGATGTAGCGTGGGCCAGCCTTGCGCACTTTCCCTTCCCGCACCAGCACTTCAAGATGGGGGAAGATGTGTTCCGGGCCCAAACTGCCAAAGCCTTCAGTATCCAGCATGGCGAGGTCGTGAATGGCGCAGAGCAACTGGCTTTGCAGGATTTCACGATGGTCTGGTGATATGAGGGCGTGCTCGGGATTGTTGTCAAAGAGGTAGCTGGGATTCTGGCAGATGTATTGGTCAAGCGGATTGGCGCTTGCAACCAGGATGGCGAGGGCTGTGTTGCCCTTGCGGCCAGCCCTTCCGGCCTGCTGCCTGGTGGCGGAGATGGTGCCGGGATACGTGTTCAGGAAAACCGCGTCGAGCCCGCCGATGTCGATTCCCAGTTCCAGCGCGTTAGTGGAAACCACCAGACCGATGCTGCCTTCGCGTAATTCCTTTTCTATTTCACGCCGGTGGGCGGCCAGATAGCCGCTACGGTAGCTGCGAACCCGGTCCTTGAAAGCGCTTTCGCCGCTCAGATAGAGGAAAAGGATTTCCACGCTGCGCCGTGGCCCGCAGAAGATGATGGCCTGACCGCGTCCGTATAGCCAGCGTTTGGCCAGAGAAGTGGATTCCAGCATGGCGCTGCGCCGGATACCCAGGGTGGCGTCCACGATTGGTGGGTTCACGATCAGGAATTCCCTCCGTCCATGCGGTGAAGAATCCCTTTCGGTCAGGCGGACAGGGCTTTCCAGCAAATCCTCCGCCAGTTCGCGGGCGTTGGCCACCGTGGCTGAGGTGCAAACGAACTGGGGCTGGGCTCCATAGAGGGCGCAAATCCGCTTCAAACGGCGTAAAACGTTAGCGAAGTGTGAACCGAAAACACCGCGGTAGATGTGCACCTCGTCGATCACCACCCAGCGCAGATGGGCGAAAAAGTTGCTCCAGAGCGTGTGGTTGGGCAGAATGCCCAGATGCAGCATGTCGGGATTGGAGAAGACCAGCCCGGCTTGATTGCGGATGCGGCTGCGGATTTCGGAAGCGGTGTCTCCGTCGTAGATGGAGCAGTTCAGCTTTGGGATTTTGGGGTTTTGGTGGGCCAGAGTTGTAGCCAGGTTCTGCATTTTCTGGG
This window contains:
- a CDS encoding DEAD/DEAH box helicase; the protein is MKSYVLPDVEAFLEGLLQDKKFRENIVSRQSLEPVEAIWADFPSQTRAELLSLLREQGVERLFEHQREAIYAALNGENLVISTGVASGKSLCYQFPILQEHLLNPTSRALLLFPTKALAQDQAQKMQNLATTLAHQNPKIPKLNCSIYDGDTASEIRSRIRNQAGLVFSNPDMLHLGILPNHTLWSNFFAHLRWVVIDEVHIYRGVFGSHFANVLRRLKRICALYGAQPQFVCTSATVANARELAEDLLESPVRLTERDSSPHGRREFLIVNPPIVDATLGIRRSAMLESTSLAKRWLYGRGQAIIFCGPRRSVEILFLYLSGESAFKDRVRSYRSGYLAAHRREIEKELREGSIGLVVSTNALELGIDIGGLDAVFLNTYPGTISATRQQAGRAGRKGNTALAILVASANPLDQYICQNPSYLFDNNPEHALISPDHREILQSQLLCAIHDLAMLDTEGFGSLGPEHIFPHLEVLVREGKVRKAGPRYIGVPEAYPAAEVSLRNISDQVQILSGDELIGWVDGASALWMVHPGAIYLDRGETWLVTKLNLEQRKAEIEPAEVNYFTQTTRDTEIEVNSLMNRQTALGADKFLGQVTVTTTITGFKKLKFYTQEIIGREPLDLPPTRLQTVAWWIGLNDKTVARVKAQGLWNVEKNDYGKDWGLISATARKRDNFTCQHCGLLETGEAHHVHHLVPFRKFASTEEANALENLVTLCPRCHRLAEQNVQMQSGIAALGYLLVNLAPFFVMCDRKDIDVFCEDNSPLAGNRPVILIYDNISGGIGLSRKLFDLHDQVLKAALDLVSKCPCHDGCPSCVGPVAENGSGAKEHALAILKELVANIPTGS